The Pirellulales bacterium sequence CCTGGTCGTATTTTTCGACGCAGGAGGTGAACTTGAAATTCTCCAGGCCAAAATCGAGCTCGCCCACCATCAGCGTGTGCGATGAGCCATCGAGTTGGCTGATGATGCCGACCGACGTTTTATACGGCGGCTTGGTGAACGCGCCGTTGTACACTGCCGCCAACGGCCAGGGATTGTTCGACCCGACGTTCAGGGCATAGCTGGCCGGCGCGCCCGATTCTTGCGCGCACAACACGTTGGCCTCGGGCACCTCGCGCGGCAGCGTCATCGAGGGGCACAGATACACCGGTATCGTCTGCTGAATCACGTTCTTGATGGTGTTCGACGGCGTGATCGCCAGCGGATCCTCGTGAAAATCGTAACGCTCGTGAAGCGCGTCTTGCTCCAAGAACGGCAAGATGCTCACGAAGCCGCTAAACTGCTCGCGCCCGGCGGGCGGCAGGTAGCCGCAGCTATTGCCATACATGTGCAGCGCCAAGCCAATCTGCCGCAGATGACTCGCACAGGTCGCCCGACGTCCTGCCTCGCGCGCCGATTGCACC is a genomic window containing:
- a CDS encoding DUF1559 domain-containing protein, with the translated sequence MRRTAFTLVELLVSIAIIGILIALLLPAVQSAREAGRRATCASHLRQIGLALHMYGNSCGYLPPAGREQFSGFVSILPFLEQDALHERYDFHEDPLAITPSNTIKNVIQQTIPVYLCPSMTLPREVPEANVLCAQESGAPASYALNVGSNNPWPLAAVYNGAFTKPPYKTSVGIISQLDGSSHTLMVGELDFGLENFKFTSCVEKYDQVRGGSTMWGIGYPGHSWASTFGQFNSDRVVVPGTNFEWGTFRGDHPGGVNFVFADGSVRFVPTNVDASVLDAAATRDGHEANHDGL